The genomic window ccATGACCTTTCTATTTGGAAAACTATAAAGTCTTGGCTCATGAGAAGTGACTGAACTGTGAACTCTGGAGTACGCcaagtttatggtattttaaacTAACTCAGTTAAAATGCAGTGTCTTCTGTCTCTAATGGTAACTAAAGTTCGTTAAATTAattgtaaaattttgtttatacatgCAACATCGTGTATTGGCCAACTATTAGTTCTAAGCCATGACATTTTGCACTCATCTAAATAATCTGGTAAAATTTGAGTGGTACAAGATTGcttcagtttctctctttgtGAAGGCGCAGGTTGAAGATCTCAAAGTCAGCCATTGATATATCCTAGAGAAATAACTAATTTGGATCCTCTAGAAAAATGCTGTTAGTGGCTTTTTGAACAGACACACATGAACTTCATACTATACATatgaacagttttatttttctgggaaagaGGGCTcactggaaacaaaaaaaatctcacttaGGATTTTTGCATAACCATGCTTAGGCATATCAACTATATTAactcctttttaaattataagtacTCTTTTTTTATAGTTCATGTTTTTAAGTGTGAAGTCATGAACTCATGGCCTTTTATAAACTCAACTTTTCTAATTAACcattgttactattttatttatgctCAAATTGGCACAACTTGGCAAGTGGGAGCTTGCTCCTGCATTGGACTCCTTTGTCTTTTTGGCATTGCAATAAAAAATCAGATTCCAGATTTCTTTCTAGACAACAAGATCAAGGTCcatcttgatctttttttttccccctgccccAAAGCATGGACTCAACTATCCTCCAACGGGTCCTGActccttttagaaaaaaaaaaaaaagattaaaatctgGGTGCCTAGAAGGAGAATGAGAGCTGGTGTTGGATAAAAGTGCCACATCTGTGGCTGTTATTGGGTCACTCTATTTTGACAGAGCTGAAAACGTTTCTTTCAAAGTCATGAAATCACACTGATTTTTGTGATATATTGTATTATATTCTGTCTTTCTAACATGATTTTGTTAACCACTAAGGCTTTCTGTGAAATTGTCATTTCATATAAAGTCAGTTATGAATTGTTGATTTTAATTTCATACGCTTCTCTGTGCCATCCTCGCCTCTGTGCCCACTAGCAGCCGCCTCGCCCAGGCCCCATTTCAGCTGGGTCACAGCAACAGCGTCCTCACAAACCTCCCAGACCCCAGTCTGTCCCCACGCTACCTCCAGACACGGCTCCCTTTAGCGCCTCTTCACTACCTGGCGCCTTTCCTTTTAGAACTCTTTCAGTGGCTCTTCTTGGGAAGTTCCACTGGCACTTCCTGGGGCACAGCCCTGCAAGAAACTGCCAAGGAGGACCCCTCCACTCCCTTAGGGTTTGTTGTCCCCAAGGCTGGTGAGGACTGGAATGCAGCCTGTCCACTTGTTTCTTGCTGCCCCCACAGGGAAGCATTCAGATCTTGTTCATTTTGAGGATTCTTTAAGGATTTttaatcactaaaaataaaaagacattggCAACTGGCACAGCTAACAAACACCAGAGAATTACAAAGCACACAAAGTTTCTGTGAAGTGGTTCTGGTCTCTGGGGGGCCCAGCAGTCACTGGCCTGGTCCCTGGGGCTTGGGAGGGAGAAACAAGCTGGAAGAGCCTGCAGAACTatactgaagcacagagagcCCCAGGTAAGCTCGTGATTTTCAATCCTCAAATCAAATAGTCTTTATTGTATGTCTGTTCAACCTTTGATTAAGGCAGCAGAACTGACATCTGAGAGAGCCATTTTGTAGATTTCTACCGGAGGGGTCTATTTTGCTTCAACAAGAGGTAAGATCTATTCACATTTTGTCAGTTATATGGCAGTTTGAGTCAGCTGGCACCAGACTTCTGATTTATTATAGCAATGTAATAAATGAATGGTGCCCCAGAAAGCTGTTCCTTAATTCCCCTCTAGTGCTGGGAGCCAGTTAGAAAGGGCAGGATCACATTTTCAGAGAGTGATTGCAGGGACTCAGGATCAGAACAATGATCCCAGATGGGCCATAAGGTATGAAAGGCCTGAGGCAGGTTTCAGGTGCCTGAGcttgagaaagaggaggaaagcagAGCACCTGTCATTGGGTTGAAACAAATTATGCCTTGTTAACAGAACCTCAGTTTTGCCCAGGGCAGCAGCAATGTCTCTAGCCCAGGCCAAAAAACCCAACCCGCCATTAGGCTAAGGTAATCATGataatcccatttgttttggGCAGGTATGTGCTCTTCCAGCCTGATTATAAGGGAGTCCCAGTCTTAGCCAATGACAGGTAGAAAGCTCCTCGAGGTTTCTAGAAAGGATTTTGTATTCTCATAAGAGACATGGGGTGGGGGGGTAAAGCTTGCCTGttcacccccacctcctgcctttGAGGACAGTTGGGAAACCCTGGGGTGCAGTATCCACCCTGATATGGGATGCAAAGGCCTGAGTTCCTGATGAGATCACAGTCTCTGCCCAGTCCTGAAACTGCCTCCAGTCTTATCTGTAAGATCCTGAAACACGTCCATTGCTGAAAGCCCTGTTAGCATGTTAGGGGTGACATGCCTTGATATGGGCATTTTCCCATTAAGTGCCAGCCATTAAGTGGGCCCTTTCAACTTTGACCATCAAGCTCATCAGTTCTAGGAAATGCCGTTGAATTCAAGGTATCATCATCATGAAATTTCAGAACTTTAGAGATAAAGAGAAGATCCTAAAATCTTTCAGAGAGAAAACAGTTCACAAAAAATGGCCCATGACTTCTCAAAAACCACACTGAAAGATAGAAGGCAATGGAGAATGTCTTCAAAATGCTCAGGAGAAATTCTTTTCAACCTAGAATTCCATACAAGCCAGAATTTAAACttgaaagttaaataaatagCTTCAGATACTTAAAGGCTCAAAAACTTTAGCTCTCATGCTCCATCTTGAGAAACCACTAAATGGTATGCTCTTGGGAGATAAGGGAATTTGTTAAGAAAAAGGAAGGCATAGATCCACAGATCCAATGGACTCTCAGAATCTCTAGACTAGTGGCATGCAATTCCTAGGTCTCCTCAAAGCTCCCCATCATCTCTTACATCACATTTAACCCACTCTTCCAACTGGACAAcctgctgcctccccaggccCCGCGCAGTATTCTTCCTCCAGTCTTTACATCCCCAGGGATAGAATAGCTAGAAGCagccacccccactccccagtgAAATTACTTTTGTGAAACCACTGACAATCTCCTGTTTGGAGAATCTAATGGGTACATCTGCTTTTGCCTTACTTGAACTCTATAGCATTTAGTACCTGTTGACCATGCTGTCCTCCTCTTGGCTTATATGGGAATATTTTCAAGTAACTCTTTTCGTACTGCTCTAATGACACTTTACTAATTTCTTACAGCTTCTGCCTCCCACACCTCTTAAATGTAGAGTCTACACTGGCCTCCTCTATCCCAGTCCTCTTGATTTAACCTCCTTGTATCTACAAAATCAGTGGCTCCTTTCCAATCCCACTGCAACTGCCTTAGTTCAGACCCTCATCATTTGTCTATATTTTGTAAACAGTTTCCTGCTACTGGTCTCCTTGCCACCACCTTGCCCTCTACTTCCAAGCTATTCTTCAGTGCAGCCGAATTAATTCTAAAACACCTAATCGTGGTGCTGTCCTCTTGAAAAACTTTCAGTGACTCCTTACCACGGGTAATACCTAAACTCTTGAGCAAGTAAGTTCCCACAGACTATCTGATCTCTCAACCAAGAGTATGGGAAGCCATACTGCTCCAGACCTTTCACGGGCAGCACCCTCTGCCCCATTATCCCCTGCCAGTCCTTCGGGAACCAGCGCAAGCCTCCCCTCTTTTCTGCACCCCTGCCCCACCATGCACCGGACAGACACGACAGGCCTGTGGCTCCACCGCCCAGGACAGTAACGCTCCCATTCACAAGTCCGCCCGGCTCGACGTGAGCACCTCCAGGGAGAGGCTGTGTTTCAGCCACTCCTGGGTCCGCCAGCCAAGCACAGCGCCTGACACGGGGTCAGTAAATGTTGGTCGAATGAGTGAATAAGAACAAAAGAGTCCTCTCTCCTTAGCCCTGCTCTCATGCTGTAGGCCTGGGCATTAGCTGTCTCCGAAAAACTTGGAGATGCTAGTCCCTTCGAGCATCCCTCCCTAGAAGCCAGACTCGAGCCAGGAGCAGGAAGGTGCGGCCGTGGCCCGCCCAGACCCCGCCCAGACCCCGCCCCCGAGGtccgcccaggccccgcccccgaggcCCGCTCTCTCCCCGCGGCGCGCGCCGCTCACGTCACAGCCCCGCCTTTCCTTTCCCTAGCCGCAGCCTCCTCCCGCCTCTCCAGGCGACCCGGAAGTTGTGCTTACGACCTCTGCTTTCCTTCTCCCACAATCCCTCGCGCCTCTCCTTTCCGACTTGGGCCCGGCAGGGTGAGTATGGTTGGCATGGTCTCGGCTTAAGAAATCCAGCGCCATCCTCCTCCGGGATTGTGCCGACTGAGACGGCGGGATCTCTCCCGATCCGTCCCGGAGTTTCGCATTCTGGGGAATGGGAATCCACGCTCCGTTTAAAGGCTCCCGGAGCCTGGGAGGGAGAACAGCCAAGCGTAGGGATCAGGGACCGCAGGGGCTTCCGGGTCGGGAGCACCTGCGGGGCGCGGCTGCATGGGCCACGGGGTGGCGGGCTTGGTGTGGCCGGACTCTTGGCAGCAGGAAGCGCCCCGAGAGCGGCAGCATGGGGTCGAGCCCGGGAGGGGGGACTTGGCTCGGCCCTTTCTGCTCTGAATCTCCTCTTCGCCTGCGTTTAGATGGCTCCCGCAAAGAAGGGTGGCGAGAAGAAGAAGGGCCGTTCTGCCATCAACGAAGTGGTGACCCGAGAATACACCATCAACATTCACAAGCGCATCCATGGAGTGTAAGTATCCCTGCAATCGGCCGGGGACTCGCGAACTCGCCTGCGGTTGTCGCTCTCAAAGGTCTAACTAATCGTTTAAGGCTAAGTGGTATAGAAGTTACGCGTTTCGTTTTCAAAATCGCAGATGTACTGCACGTACCCTACCCAAAGTTTACAGGGTTTAAAGTGTGCTGCTCTGAAGTTAGTGAATGGAAACGTGCGCTTGAGTGAAGTTTTTGGACAGTCGATTTTGGAAAACTTCGTGTGCTAAAATGAGAACATCATTGACTCGGTGTTTTTACATTTGCATTAAACCTGAACAGGCTAAAAGGTGAAAGATGTGTATATGAGGGAAAGcaggccttttaaaaaaaaaaaaaaaaagattgcaggAACGTTAACTAAAAAAAGCTGTGTTCTGCCTAGAATGTAAACACTTAAATGGGATTGATTTCGTTGCCTGACCCACACAGACGTGTACAAATAGTACTGATCAAGTTATAATGCCAGAAATGAACATGCAACAGAGAGACAGGAGTGTATCGCCAGAGTTATAGGGCAGTATGTGGTGGGACCCAAGGATGTTGTGGATTTATGGTGTACAGAAATGTgaggaatgatttttaaatagccAAATGTTACACACTGAAATACTCTGTTCGGGCCTCAGTCTGTGGAGCAGGGGTTTTTGCACCTGACTGGGCAGTCTCAGGACCACTAATTTTGCCAGCATGTAAATGTGTGGCAGCATTCATTTCGGGCCTAGCATCCCAGCCAAGTATTTACTGAGTCAGCCAAGGACCATTGTGTGTGTTGTCTTATTTGGGGTCTCTGAGATGACTTCTGGGTCTAAAATCCAGTGCCTTTGTGTGTGTTAGTGCTGGTTATGCATAGCTGcattctttttccccctttatttggAATATGCATGCTTTCATTTAGAGAGCATGTCAAGCATTTAACTGTATCAGGCACTGCCCTGAGCTCTGGAGTTACGGCAGAGAACCAAAGACCCTACCTTCCTTGTTTACTTAATAGCAGGGGATGGTAGGCAAGTGTTCAGATATAAGATGGATAAAAAAAGTGCCAGGTGGAAAGCAAGTCACAGGGTGAAAGGAGGGGTACTGCTTTAAAGGGCACACAGATAATTGGACATTTGTAAAGTGTGGGCGTGAGCTATGCAGGTGGACTAGATTTTTAGGCATTTTGTGCTTGTCACAAGGACCTCTATGGTACTATCCTTGGGTCATTTCTCAGTGCTTGCTTGACAGTTCATTCTTCATGACAGTGCTTTTATTCTTAAGCTCCATGgagtttttctttctgcttcattaGCTATTCATGAGTCTCCTCACATCCCTGTTAATGTTGAATCTCTCTTTTCTAATTATGGCTTCACATGTATTCAACTTATTTGACATCTCAAACTTGACCTAACTGCCAGTGTTTGTATCCACTCCCAGCCTGTTCTCTTGTGGCCTGTTTCATTCATTGGCAATTTAGCAAATCCTGTGGGCTCTGCcttctgaattttactttttttccctatgCCTCAGTGCTTTTCTCACAGATTAACTGAACGGCTGCTTGTTGCCATCACACCTCAAGTCCAGTAGCACCTTGGGTGTCTTACTGAAACTTGTGCTCCTCTTCTGTAATGCACTTTTCCCTGGTTTATTGTTCTCTGTAGAACTTGATACCATTTGATGAACTCTGTAGGTTGCTTACATAAGCTATGTGAGaatgggatttttgtctgttttgctgtTACTTCTAGCATCCTTTATTTCTAGATGGTTATTTGTAGGTGAATGAAGCAAGCTTGTTTGATGGTTCTAGAAATAGCaaggaggctggaaagggtagagCAAAGGAGAGAAATTTACAGTCCTGGAGGTGGGGTGAGATACCTCTTTAGGATGTTTGGTCTCTGCTTCGCTTGGAATGGCCTTCACTTGAACAAATGCTTGGCCTTTTCAGCCTGTGTAAAGTTCTATGTTGTATTTCTTACTTAACTgaaagcataaaattaaaataaatctgtgcTTTTCTGCTGAACAAAAGGTTACTAGTACCTAACTCAGAATTTTGAACAGACATCAGTTAATGAGTGCATGTAATGCTCCTGCGATAGCGCCTGGTACATGTCAAGAGCTCCAGAGAATTGACTGTGGTCCTCATCATACTTTGGGAGATCTGCCTTCACATTTCAGGCCCCTGCTTTTTAAGTGTAGACCAAGTTACTGCATTGAATGATCTGTTCAAAAACATGTTCGAAGACATGACACATAATATCAGATTATATTTTGATCTGAGGACTTCAGTGAAAATGGATTATAGTTGATGGCATTTAAGTGGGGTcttattgtttatatttcatttaaatttgtgCTCATGTCAGAATTTGTTCACTTACGTTTGAATCTTAGGGGCTTCAAGAAGCGTGCCCCTCGGGCACTCAAAGAGATCCGGAAATTTGCCATGAAGGAGATGGGAACTCCAGATGTGCGCATTGATACCAGGCTCAACAAAGCTGTCTGGGCCAAAGGAATAAGGTACTAAAGTTATCTGTGTTAGAAGGTGAACTCTTACAGTGACACTAGCTTCTCCAGCTCACTCTGCATAGTCCATATA from Eulemur rufifrons isolate Redbay chromosome 19, OSU_ERuf_1, whole genome shotgun sequence includes these protein-coding regions:
- the RPL31 gene encoding large ribosomal subunit protein eL31, encoding MAPAKKGGEKKKGRSAINEVVTREYTINIHKRIHGVGFKKRAPRALKEIRKFAMKEMGTPDVRIDTRLNKAVWAKGIRNVPYRIRVRLSRKRNEDEDSPNKLYTLVTYVPVTTFKNLQTVNVDEN